The following are from one region of the Stanieria sp. NIES-3757 genome:
- the ilvG gene encoding acetolactate synthase, producing MVSISVPQSPHSTNIPQRRTGAYALIDSLCRHGVKHIFGYPGGAILPIYDELYRAEARGDIQHILVRHEQGASHAADGYARATGKIGVCFGTSGPGATNLVTGIATAHMDSIPLLVITGQVALSSIGTDAFQETDIYGITLPIVKHSYVVRQPQDMARIVAEAVHIATSGRPGPVLIDVPKDVGLEEFDYIPVEPGKVKLPGYRPTVKGNPRQISAAIELIEAAERPLLYIGGGAIAADAHSQIQELAERFQIPVTTTLMGIGSFDEHHSLALGMLGMHGTAYANFAVSECDLLIAVGARFDDRVTGKLDEFASRAKVIHIDIDPAEVGKNRTPEVPIVGDVRQVLEQILQRVRELNLPNNSEQTKAWLGRINRWREDYPLEVPRHADSLSPQEVIVEIGRQAPHAYYTTDVGQHQMWSAQFLKNGPRRWISSAGLGTMGYGMPAAMGAKVALPDEEVICISGDASFQMNLQELGTLAQYGINVKTVIINNGWQGMVRQWQQAFYGERYSCSNMEVGMPDFEILAKAYGIKGMVIYNRDQLSDAIAEMIAHQGPVLVDVRVRRDENCYPMVAPGKSNAQMLGLPQKNKLDQAIELIYCSNCGAKNPGTNHFCPECGTKL from the coding sequence GTGGTTTCAATAAGCGTTCCTCAAAGCCCACACTCTACTAACATTCCCCAACGTCGTACAGGAGCTTATGCTCTGATAGATAGTCTCTGTCGCCACGGCGTTAAGCATATTTTTGGCTATCCTGGGGGTGCAATTCTGCCGATTTACGACGAATTGTATCGTGCTGAAGCCAGGGGAGACATTCAGCATATCTTGGTCAGACACGAACAAGGTGCATCTCATGCAGCCGATGGTTATGCTCGCGCTACTGGTAAGATTGGTGTTTGTTTCGGTACTTCTGGTCCTGGAGCAACTAACCTGGTTACAGGGATTGCTACGGCGCACATGGACTCAATTCCTCTGTTAGTCATAACTGGACAAGTCGCTCTCAGTTCAATTGGTACTGATGCTTTTCAAGAAACGGATATTTATGGTATTACCTTACCGATAGTCAAACATTCCTATGTGGTTCGGCAACCTCAAGATATGGCAAGAATTGTTGCAGAGGCTGTTCATATCGCCACAAGCGGTCGTCCGGGACCAGTCTTGATTGATGTACCAAAAGATGTCGGTTTAGAAGAATTTGATTATATTCCCGTTGAACCAGGAAAGGTAAAATTACCAGGTTATCGTCCTACGGTCAAAGGAAATCCTCGTCAGATTAGCGCGGCTATCGAATTAATTGAAGCAGCAGAAAGACCTTTACTCTACATTGGTGGTGGCGCGATCGCAGCAGATGCCCACAGTCAAATCCAGGAATTAGCCGAACGTTTTCAAATTCCAGTTACTACAACTTTAATGGGAATTGGGTCTTTTGATGAACACCATTCTCTTGCACTGGGAATGTTGGGGATGCACGGAACAGCTTATGCTAACTTTGCTGTCAGTGAATGCGACTTGTTGATCGCAGTTGGAGCAAGATTTGATGACCGTGTAACAGGAAAATTAGATGAGTTTGCTTCCCGCGCTAAAGTAATTCACATCGATATCGATCCTGCTGAAGTAGGTAAAAACCGTACTCCTGAAGTACCAATTGTTGGTGATGTTCGTCAGGTATTAGAACAAATTTTGCAGAGGGTTAGGGAATTAAACCTTCCTAATAATAGCGAACAAACTAAAGCTTGGTTAGGGCGAATTAATCGTTGGCGTGAGGATTATCCCTTAGAAGTTCCTCGTCATGCAGATAGTTTATCTCCCCAAGAAGTAATTGTTGAGATTGGTCGTCAAGCACCCCATGCCTATTACACTACTGATGTTGGACAACACCAGATGTGGTCAGCACAATTTTTGAAAAATGGCCCTCGTCGTTGGATTTCTAGCGCAGGTTTAGGCACAATGGGTTATGGAATGCCGGCTGCAATGGGTGCGAAAGTTGCCTTACCTGATGAAGAAGTAATTTGTATTAGCGGTGATGCTAGTTTCCAGATGAACCTGCAAGAATTGGGAACTTTGGCGCAATACGGTATCAATGTCAAAACCGTAATTATTAATAACGGTTGGCAAGGAATGGTGCGTCAGTGGCAACAAGCTTTCTACGGAGAACGTTATTCTTGTTCCAATATGGAAGTTGGCATGCCCGACTTTGAAATCTTAGCTAAAGCTTATGGCATCAAAGGTATGGTAATTTATAACCGCGATCAACTCAGTGACGCGATCGCAGAAATGATTGCCCATCAAGGGCCTGTTTTAGTTGATGTGCGAGTCCGCAGGGATGAAAACTGTTATCCAATGGTTGCACCTGGTAAGAGTAACGCGCAAATGCTTGGTTTACCTCAAAAGAATAAATTAGACCAGGCGATTGAATTAATTTACTGTAGCAATTGTGGAGCAAAAAATCCCGGTACTAATCATTTTTGTCCCGAATGCGGTACTAAGCTTTAA
- a CDS encoding Ion transport protein, whose product MLLLRKKIALYFDKVETTTGLVINLIILGLILLSSLIFILETYPLAPEIIVKLDWLDTIILIIFTCEYILRVWAAENRYKFFFSFFSLIDFISILPLLIQWIDFRFFRIFRWFRIIRIIRFWHIGFKILGIKTEDNIIYTRIFLTVFCLLFVYAGLIYQIEHQVNSYSFENFFDAFYFVVVTMTTVGYGDVTPLSDSGKAVTLLMILTGVLLIPWQFGELIKQLIKNKNLVQNQCSGCGLSHHDADAMFCKRCGTVLKQTTEVINN is encoded by the coding sequence ATGCTTTTACTCAGAAAAAAGATTGCTCTTTATTTTGACAAGGTTGAAACTACTACAGGATTAGTAATTAATCTAATTATTTTAGGATTAATATTACTTTCTTCATTAATTTTTATCCTTGAAACTTATCCTCTTGCTCCTGAAATTATAGTTAAGCTAGATTGGCTAGATACAATTATCTTAATTATTTTTACTTGCGAATATATTTTACGAGTATGGGCTGCTGAAAATCGCTATAAATTTTTCTTTAGTTTTTTTTCTCTTATAGATTTTATTTCTATCTTACCTTTATTAATTCAATGGATAGATTTCCGATTTTTTCGTATTTTCAGATGGTTTAGAATTATTAGAATTATCCGTTTTTGGCATATAGGTTTTAAAATATTAGGTATCAAAACTGAAGATAATATTATTTATACTCGAATTTTTTTAACTGTTTTTTGTTTACTTTTTGTATATGCAGGTTTAATTTATCAAATAGAACATCAGGTTAATAGCTACAGCTTTGAAAACTTTTTTGATGCTTTTTATTTTGTAGTTGTTACAATGACAACGGTAGGTTATGGGGATGTCACTCCATTGTCAGATTCGGGAAAAGCGGTAACTTTACTAATGATTTTAACAGGAGTTTTATTGATTCCCTGGCAATTTGGTGAATTAATCAAACAACTGATAAAAAATAAAAATTTGGTACAAAACCAGTGTTCTGGATGTGGTTTGTCTCACCACGACGCTGATGCCATGTTTTGTAAAAGATGTGGAACTGTTTTGAAGCAAACTACCGAAGTTATCAATAATTAA
- a CDS encoding hypothetical protein (Protein of unknown function DUF2237), giving the protein MTTTRNVLGNELEICCGSPVTGWYRNGKCETNPSDRGAHVICAEMTTEFLEFTKAQGNDLSTPAPMFNFPGLQPGDRWCLCASRWKEALDAGVAPPVILPATEESALNYVSLEELKQNALDV; this is encoded by the coding sequence ATGACAACTACTCGAAATGTACTCGGTAATGAATTAGAAATTTGTTGTGGTTCTCCTGTTACTGGATGGTATCGTAATGGTAAGTGTGAAACTAATCCTAGCGATCGCGGGGCGCACGTTATCTGTGCAGAAATGACAACAGAATTTCTTGAATTTACTAAAGCACAAGGTAATGATCTGAGTACACCAGCACCAATGTTTAATTTTCCTGGTTTACAACCTGGCGATCGCTGGTGTTTGTGTGCTAGTCGTTGGAAAGAGGCGTTAGATGCTGGAGTAGCACCACCAGTTATTTTACCAGCCACAGAAGAGTCTGCCTTAAATTATGTCAGCCTCGAAGAGTTAAAACAAAATGCCTTAGATGTTTAA
- a CDS encoding prephenate dehydrogenase has product MKIGIVGLGLIGGCLGIDLRTQGHEILGVSRQESTCLIAVEKGVVDRASTNLELLSQAEIIFVCTPIATIIPTVKELIPYLNPNAIITDVGSVKGAIANPGSQLWTNFVGGHPMAGKSEQGIQAAQANLFQGAAYVFTPTAQTRSTAVEKLTQIAQSLGANTYICSPEEHDRAVAWISHLPVIVSASLITACMGEEDAKVLELAQQLASSGFRDTSRVGGGNPELGMMMAQYNRSELLRSLYQYRHNLEGIIEIIEQEKWDKLEQILEINQQARPQFLN; this is encoded by the coding sequence ATGAAAATTGGAATTGTTGGCTTGGGTTTGATCGGTGGTTGTTTGGGTATAGATTTACGAACTCAAGGACATGAAATTTTGGGCGTATCTCGTCAGGAAAGTACTTGTCTAATTGCTGTAGAAAAAGGTGTTGTTGATCGAGCTAGTACAAATTTAGAGCTTTTATCTCAAGCAGAAATAATTTTTGTTTGTACACCAATCGCTACAATTATCCCTACTGTAAAAGAACTTATTCCTTATCTTAATCCCAATGCGATCATTACTGATGTTGGTTCTGTGAAAGGCGCGATCGCAAATCCTGGTTCTCAGTTATGGACTAATTTTGTTGGTGGACATCCGATGGCAGGAAAAAGCGAACAGGGCATTCAGGCAGCACAAGCTAATTTGTTTCAAGGTGCAGCTTATGTTTTTACTCCTACTGCTCAAACTAGATCAACCGCTGTAGAAAAATTAACCCAAATTGCTCAATCACTTGGGGCAAATACGTATATTTGTTCTCCTGAAGAACACGACCGTGCTGTTGCTTGGATTTCTCATTTACCTGTGATAGTAAGTGCTAGTTTGATTACTGCTTGTATGGGAGAAGAAGACGCAAAAGTATTGGAATTAGCTCAACAATTAGCAAGTTCTGGTTTTCGCGATACGAGTAGGGTTGGCGGTGGAAATCCTGAGTTGGGTATGATGATGGCACAATATAATCGTTCAGAATTATTGCGATCGCTTTATCAGTATCGTCATAATTTAGAGGGAATAATTGAAATAATTGAACAAGAAAAGTGGGATAAATTAGAGCAGATTTTGGAAATTAATCAACAAGCTCGACCTCAATTTCTGAATTAA